A region from the Oceanidesulfovibrio marinus genome encodes:
- a CDS encoding sulfite exporter TauE/SafE family protein, protein MHGHAGEILEFIDLNLASALFLFAVGIVGGLVSGFIGSGGAFVLTPGMMSLGVPGPIAVASNMCHKFPKALVGAIKRYKYGQVDIKMGVIIGISAEIGVQVGIQVQKVILETWGEAGSNLYVSLAFVVILVTVGGFVFRDALRLKKTGAEEKKTKLAEWVQSVNLWPMVNFPRSGLRLSFWFTAPLGFATGMMAATIAVGGFAGVPGMIYILGMSSLMASASELVIAFVMGLGGTLIWAWYGMVDIRLTLIILAGSLFGVQLGAIGTTYVKDYMIKYVMSMIMLIVAFSRGIVIPKYLTQLGVMDMDPGTLSIMSKVSFATMSAALCIGAFIIIKAMVTGLREERRLEVNGEHA, encoded by the coding sequence ATGCACGGTCATGCAGGAGAAATTCTCGAGTTTATTGACCTCAACCTTGCCAGCGCGCTGTTCCTCTTCGCCGTCGGCATTGTCGGCGGTCTGGTCAGCGGCTTCATCGGCTCCGGCGGCGCCTTCGTGCTCACCCCCGGCATGATGAGCCTGGGCGTGCCCGGCCCCATCGCCGTGGCCAGCAACATGTGCCACAAGTTCCCCAAGGCCCTGGTCGGCGCCATCAAGCGCTACAAGTATGGCCAGGTGGACATCAAGATGGGCGTCATCATCGGCATCTCGGCCGAGATAGGCGTGCAGGTGGGCATCCAGGTCCAGAAGGTGATTCTGGAAACCTGGGGCGAGGCCGGCTCCAACCTCTACGTCAGCCTCGCCTTCGTGGTCATCCTGGTCACCGTGGGCGGCTTCGTGTTCCGCGATGCGCTGCGGCTCAAGAAGACCGGCGCCGAGGAAAAGAAGACCAAGCTGGCCGAGTGGGTGCAGAGCGTGAACCTGTGGCCCATGGTCAACTTCCCGCGCAGCGGCCTGCGCCTGTCCTTCTGGTTTACTGCGCCTCTGGGCTTCGCCACTGGTATGATGGCAGCGACCATCGCCGTGGGCGGCTTCGCCGGTGTTCCCGGCATGATCTACATCCTGGGCATGTCCAGCCTCATGGCCTCGGCCAGCGAGCTCGTCATCGCCTTTGTCATGGGCCTGGGCGGCACGCTCATCTGGGCCTGGTACGGCATGGTGGACATCCGCCTGACCCTGATCATCCTGGCCGGCTCCCTGTTCGGCGTTCAGCTTGGCGCTATTGGCACCACGTACGTAAAAGATTATATGATCAAGTATGTGATGTCGATGATCATGCTCATCGTGGCCTTCAGCCGCGGCATCGTCATCCCCAAGTATCTCACCCAGCTCGGCGTGATGGACATGGACCCTGGTACCCTGAGCATCATGAGCAAGGTGAGCTTCGCCACCATGAGCGCGGCCCTGTGCATAGGCGCTTTCATCATCATCAAAGCCATGGTCACCGGGTTGCGTGAAGAACGTCGCCTGGAGGTAAATGGTGAACACGCATAA
- a CDS encoding periplasmic heavy metal sensor codes for MKKLLILVMTTALLCAAGAALAQNQYGGGYGMHGGMMQGYQGNQPQQSEEFQKYYHDTKQLRRKLAQDRAQLNAELMQDNPDPKKVRELNRSMADTQAELQLKAHEYDVQDQCPWCGGGMGPGMGRGMMGPGMGYGMHRGW; via the coding sequence ATGAAAAAGTTGCTCATCCTCGTCATGACCACCGCACTGCTGTGCGCCGCCGGCGCCGCGCTGGCTCAGAACCAGTACGGCGGCGGGTATGGCATGCACGGCGGAATGATGCAGGGCTACCAGGGCAACCAGCCCCAGCAGTCGGAGGAGTTCCAGAAGTACTACCATGATACGAAGCAGCTGCGCAGGAAGCTGGCCCAGGACCGCGCCCAGCTCAACGCGGAGCTCATGCAGGACAATCCCGACCCGAAAAAGGTCCGGGAGCTGAACCGCAGCATGGCCGACACCCAGGCCGAGCTCCAGCTCAAGGCCCACGAGTACGATGTGCAGGACCAGTGCCCCTGGTGCGGCGGCGGCATGGGGCCGGGCATGGGACGTGGCATGATGGGCCCGGGCATGGGCTACGGCATGCACCGCGGCTGGTAG
- a CDS encoding S16 family serine protease: MSLFRRPNESRTEEQPDLEGLDAVRQRIHDTALPPHAEKAAARELERLEKSDPSAAEYGIGLAYLDFVLDLPWRKSSQDILDLSRAETVLDAEHHGLTMVKERVLDHLAATIMVRRPHGNVLVVDDERIARENIARALRQYQVEMAEDADEALHKLTEHDFDVVITDLKMRGMDGLQLLDSWKERSPQTDFIVITGYATVETAVDALKKGAYQYLAKPLHLDRLRAIVSEVLEKRRTACTARGPVLCFTGPPGTGKTSIGRAIAQALGRSFVRVSLAGLRDEAELRGHRRTYVGAMPGRILSEIRRVDVNNPVFMLDEIDKVGQDFRGDPASVLLEILDPEQNSGFMDHYLDIPFDLSGILFIATANNADRLPRPLLDRMEIIQFDSCSSREKRQIAQKYLFPKQASATGFNPGEAHMENAAIDRVIQEYTREAGVRNLERALGGACRRMARLVLQGKRELPVTITVEDLPELMGKPRYPRICAIHRSQPGVASGLVWSETGGHTISVETAIMHGTGRLTMTGSLGKVLRESAQTALSYIRSRAESLDIAPDFFDNADIHVHIPAGSIPKDGPSAGVTIAVALASLLKDQTVRPDTAMTGELTLSGEILPVSGLRDKLLAAQQAGYSRVLLPDANQCDVDELDEEITAGVDAVFVRNVDDAVRESLMTEPFE, encoded by the coding sequence GTGTCCCTTTTCAGGCGGCCGAACGAATCCAGGACCGAGGAGCAGCCCGATTTGGAAGGGCTGGACGCCGTACGTCAGCGCATCCATGACACAGCGCTGCCGCCGCATGCCGAAAAGGCCGCCGCGCGGGAGCTGGAGCGGCTGGAGAAGAGCGATCCCTCGGCCGCCGAGTACGGCATCGGCCTCGCCTATCTCGACTTCGTGCTCGACCTGCCGTGGCGCAAGTCCTCCCAGGATATCCTGGACCTGAGCCGCGCCGAGACCGTGCTGGACGCCGAGCACCACGGCTTGACCATGGTCAAGGAGCGCGTGCTGGACCACTTGGCCGCAACCATCATGGTCCGCCGGCCCCACGGCAACGTGCTCGTGGTGGACGACGAGCGCATTGCCCGCGAGAACATCGCCCGCGCCCTGCGGCAGTACCAGGTGGAGATGGCCGAGGATGCGGACGAGGCGCTGCACAAGCTCACCGAGCACGACTTCGACGTGGTCATCACCGACCTCAAGATGCGCGGCATGGACGGCCTCCAGCTTCTGGACTCCTGGAAGGAACGCTCGCCCCAGACCGATTTCATCGTCATCACCGGCTACGCCACCGTGGAGACCGCGGTGGACGCCCTCAAGAAGGGCGCCTACCAGTACCTGGCCAAGCCGCTGCACCTGGACCGGCTGCGCGCCATCGTCAGCGAGGTGCTGGAGAAACGGCGGACCGCCTGTACGGCGCGGGGGCCCGTGCTCTGCTTCACCGGACCTCCCGGCACGGGCAAGACCTCCATCGGCCGGGCCATCGCCCAGGCCCTGGGCCGCTCCTTCGTGCGCGTGTCCCTGGCCGGCCTGCGCGACGAGGCCGAGCTGCGCGGCCACCGCAGAACCTACGTGGGGGCCATGCCCGGCCGCATCCTCTCCGAGATACGGCGGGTGGACGTGAACAACCCCGTGTTCATGCTGGACGAGATAGACAAGGTGGGCCAGGACTTCCGCGGCGACCCGGCCTCGGTGCTGCTGGAGATTCTGGACCCGGAGCAGAACTCCGGGTTCATGGACCATTATCTGGACATCCCCTTCGACCTCTCGGGCATCCTGTTCATCGCCACGGCCAACAACGCCGACCGGCTGCCCAGGCCGCTGCTGGACCGCATGGAGATCATCCAGTTCGACAGCTGCTCCTCCAGGGAAAAGCGGCAGATCGCCCAAAAGTACCTCTTTCCCAAGCAGGCCTCGGCCACGGGCTTCAACCCCGGCGAGGCCCACATGGAGAACGCGGCCATCGACCGCGTCATCCAGGAGTACACGCGCGAAGCCGGCGTGCGGAACCTGGAGCGCGCCCTGGGCGGCGCCTGCCGCCGCATGGCCCGGCTGGTGCTGCAGGGCAAGCGGGAGCTGCCCGTGACCATCACGGTGGAGGACCTGCCGGAGCTCATGGGCAAGCCGCGCTACCCCAGGATATGCGCCATCCACCGCTCCCAGCCCGGCGTGGCATCAGGCCTGGTCTGGAGCGAGACCGGCGGCCACACCATCAGCGTGGAGACGGCCATCATGCACGGCACCGGTCGCCTGACCATGACCGGCTCCCTGGGCAAGGTGCTGCGCGAGTCGGCACAGACCGCCCTGAGCTACATCCGCAGCCGCGCCGAGAGCCTGGACATCGCCCCGGACTTCTTCGACAACGCGGACATCCACGTGCACATCCCGGCCGGCTCCATCCCCAAGGACGGCCCCTCGGCCGGCGTGACCATCGCCGTGGCCCTGGCCTCGCTGCTCAAAGACCAGACCGTGCGGCCGGACACCGCCATGACCGGCGAGTTGACCCTGTCCGGCGAGATACTCCCGGTGAGCGGCCTGCGCGACAAGCTGCTGGCGGCGCAGCAGGCCGGCTACTCCCGGGTGCTGCTGCCGGACGCCAACCAGTGCGACGTGGATGAGCTGGACGAGGAGATCACGGCCGGGGTGGACGCCGTGTTCGTGCGCAACGTGGACGACGCGGTGCGCGAGTCGCTGATGACGGAACCGTTCGAGTAG
- a CDS encoding response regulator, producing the protein MSKSHIMFVDDEVKVLEGLQRMLRPYRKEWDMTFTESGYKAMELLETTPVDVLVTDIRMPGMSGSELLAAVKERYPRIVRIVLSGHSDLECIVQSVLPAHQYLSKPCKPEVLKDVIEQALRVAHLVEDDTLRALISNMDALPVLPKLYQEISAELSKDEPSLETVAEIIGKDVGMSAEVLKLVNSSFFGFARHIGSVRQAVTMLGVNIIQSLVLTVHVFSVFDTEKSPFISFKGLWEHSIRTSNLARRICTADKCDRELADNACIAGMLHDIGKLVLVSTCSEQYNEVLRTSREKNRRVWDVEKEILGTTHAEVGAYLMGLWGMPDSVIEAIAFHHAPISPLSSYRPLTAVHVANVLDHKHCVIHENYVVPDMDMDYLGNIGVADHLPEWERTTKDYLEDLEDGGEQDSAG; encoded by the coding sequence GTGAGCAAAAGCCACATCATGTTCGTCGACGACGAGGTCAAGGTCCTGGAGGGGTTGCAACGCATGCTGCGGCCGTACCGCAAGGAATGGGACATGACCTTTACCGAGAGTGGGTACAAGGCGATGGAGCTGCTCGAAACCACGCCGGTGGATGTGCTCGTCACAGACATCCGCATGCCCGGCATGAGCGGCTCCGAGCTGCTCGCCGCGGTCAAGGAGCGCTACCCGCGCATCGTGCGCATCGTGCTCTCCGGCCACTCGGATCTCGAGTGCATCGTACAGTCGGTGCTGCCGGCGCACCAGTACCTCAGCAAGCCGTGCAAGCCGGAGGTGCTCAAGGATGTCATCGAGCAAGCGCTCCGCGTGGCCCATCTCGTGGAGGACGACACCCTCCGGGCGCTCATCTCCAACATGGACGCCCTGCCTGTTCTGCCCAAGCTCTATCAGGAGATCAGCGCCGAGCTCTCCAAGGACGAACCTTCCCTGGAGACCGTGGCCGAGATCATCGGCAAGGACGTGGGCATGTCCGCAGAGGTGCTCAAGCTGGTGAACTCCTCCTTCTTCGGCTTCGCGCGCCATATAGGCAGTGTGCGCCAGGCCGTCACCATGCTCGGCGTCAACATCATCCAGTCCCTGGTGCTCACGGTCCACGTGTTCTCGGTGTTTGATACGGAAAAATCGCCGTTCATCTCCTTCAAGGGGTTGTGGGAGCATTCCATCCGGACGTCCAACCTGGCCCGGCGCATCTGCACTGCGGACAAGTGCGACCGCGAGCTGGCCGACAACGCCTGCATCGCCGGCATGCTGCACGACATCGGCAAGCTCGTGCTCGTCTCCACATGCAGCGAACAGTACAACGAGGTGCTGCGCACATCCCGGGAAAAGAACCGCCGGGTCTGGGACGTGGAGAAGGAGATTCTGGGAACCACCCACGCGGAGGTGGGCGCATACCTCATGGGCTTGTGGGGCATGCCGGACTCCGTGATCGAGGCCATCGCCTTCCACCACGCGCCGATCTCGCCCCTCTCCTCCTACAGACCTCTCACGGCCGTACACGTGGCCAACGTGCTCGACCACAAGCACTGCGTGATCCACGAGAACTACGTTGTGCCTGATATGGACATGGACTACCTCGGAAACATCGGCGTGGCCGATCACCTCCCGGAATGGGAGCGCACGACCAAGGACTATCTGGAGGATTTGGAGGATGGCGGAGAACAAGATTCTGCTGGTTGA
- a CDS encoding HD domain-containing phosphohydrolase, with protein MAENKILLVDDDENLLASFRRQLRKRYTTDIAGTAEAGLAMIRQEGPYALIISDYRMPGMNGIDFLAKVREVAPDTVRIILTGYADVDMAIQAVNEGSLFRLLTKPCPPQVLVSAIRDGMRQWQLLNIEKELLENTLKGSIKVLSELLSIIKPDAYGLTSRIMPHVRMISDVVEDPSPWMTETAARLCRLGYVVLPDSILRRIHKGKPLEPEELDAFNRHPGLAAQLISHIPRLEEVSQMIAYQGKRFDGGGIPEDDVAGKDIPLGARILKVAIDYDTMLEKDLSKPDAIAALRRQAGAYDPDILQALSDTVAQQTELQPRAVTIGLLKEGMILDQHVFINRAGKIVKVLGRGAELTETTVEYLQRIHRFVGIKEPIKVFMPVKPKIDERDIKPIPEAQTPPQEAQ; from the coding sequence ATGGCGGAGAACAAGATTCTGCTGGTTGACGACGACGAAAACCTGCTCGCATCCTTCCGGCGTCAGCTCCGCAAGCGATACACCACCGACATCGCCGGCACGGCCGAGGCCGGGCTCGCCATGATCCGGCAGGAAGGCCCCTACGCGCTCATCATCTCGGACTACCGCATGCCCGGGATGAACGGCATCGACTTTTTGGCCAAGGTCCGGGAGGTCGCCCCGGATACGGTGCGCATCATCCTCACCGGCTACGCCGACGTGGACATGGCCATCCAGGCGGTCAACGAGGGCTCCCTCTTCCGCCTGCTCACCAAACCCTGCCCGCCGCAGGTCCTGGTGAGCGCCATCCGCGACGGCATGCGCCAGTGGCAGCTCCTGAACATAGAAAAAGAGCTCCTCGAAAACACGCTCAAGGGCTCCATCAAGGTGCTCTCGGAGCTGCTCTCCATCATCAAGCCCGACGCCTACGGCCTGACCTCGCGCATCATGCCCCACGTACGCATGATCTCCGACGTCGTGGAGGACCCATCCCCCTGGATGACCGAGACCGCTGCCCGGCTCTGCCGCCTGGGCTATGTGGTGCTGCCGGACTCCATCCTGCGGCGCATCCACAAGGGCAAGCCTCTGGAGCCGGAAGAGCTGGATGCCTTCAACCGCCATCCGGGCCTGGCCGCCCAGCTCATCTCTCACATTCCCAGGCTTGAGGAAGTCAGCCAAATGATCGCCTACCAGGGGAAGCGGTTCGACGGCGGCGGCATTCCCGAAGACGACGTGGCCGGCAAGGACATCCCCCTGGGCGCGCGCATCCTCAAGGTGGCCATCGACTACGACACCATGCTCGAAAAGGACCTGTCCAAGCCGGACGCCATCGCCGCGCTGCGCCGCCAGGCAGGGGCGTATGATCCGGACATCCTGCAGGCCCTCAGCGACACCGTGGCCCAGCAGACCGAGCTCCAGCCCCGCGCCGTCACCATCGGCCTGCTCAAGGAGGGCATGATTCTCGACCAGCATGTGTTCATCAATCGCGCCGGCAAGATCGTGAAGGTGCTGGGCAGGGGCGCGGAGCTCACCGAGACCACGGTGGAGTACCTCCAGCGCATCCACCGCTTCGTGGGCATCAAGGAGCCCATCAAGGTGTTCATGCCTGTGAAGCCGAAGATCGACGAGCGCGACATCAAGCCCATTCCGGAAGCCCAGACGCCGCCGCAGGAGGCCCAGTAG
- a CDS encoding universal stress protein, which yields MNTHKKLLIAVADTPSSRHAGGQGIALAASMGASAIGISVCPGFEGNMYRLYTRDMRENIEEPHKKVLNELKEQASRAGVTYRSVMPEGHAFEAIVDEAEAQCADLIVIGGVSRSRIERSLLGTTVERVIGYAHRDVLVIPEGSEVSFNNIVLATDGSRYSEKAAERAVALARAYGGSINAIFAIDVPSDYYLWDKVMDDMTSTGRAALDRITELGNAADVPVATAIHNGDATELIIEEAETCNAGLIVLGSHGRTGLRRLMMGSVAAGVLRSNKRPVLVVP from the coding sequence GTGAACACGCATAAGAAGCTGCTCATTGCCGTGGCGGACACTCCGTCCTCCCGGCACGCCGGCGGCCAGGGCATCGCCCTGGCCGCCTCGATGGGCGCCAGCGCCATCGGTATTTCCGTATGCCCCGGGTTCGAAGGAAACATGTACCGCCTCTACACCAGGGACATGCGCGAAAACATCGAGGAACCACACAAGAAGGTACTGAACGAGCTCAAGGAGCAAGCCTCCAGAGCCGGCGTCACCTACCGCTCCGTAATGCCCGAGGGCCATGCCTTCGAGGCCATTGTGGACGAGGCCGAAGCCCAGTGCGCGGACCTCATCGTCATTGGCGGTGTCTCCCGCTCGCGCATCGAACGCTCCCTTCTGGGCACCACTGTGGAACGCGTCATCGGCTACGCCCATCGCGACGTGCTGGTGATTCCGGAAGGTTCCGAAGTGTCCTTCAACAACATCGTGCTCGCCACGGACGGCTCGCGCTACAGCGAGAAGGCGGCCGAACGCGCCGTGGCTCTGGCCAGGGCCTACGGCGGCTCGATCAATGCGATCTTCGCCATCGACGTGCCCTCGGACTACTACCTGTGGGACAAGGTCATGGACGACATGACCAGCACCGGCCGGGCAGCGCTGGACCGCATCACCGAGCTGGGCAACGCCGCCGACGTACCGGTCGCCACCGCCATCCACAACGGTGACGCCACTGAGCTCATTATTGAGGAAGCAGAGACGTGCAACGCCGGGCTCATCGTGCTCGGCTCCCACGGCCGCACCGGCCTGCGCCGGCTCATGATGGGCAGCGTCGCCGCCGGGGTGTTGCGCAGCAACAAACGCCCCGTGCTGGTGGTGCCGTAG
- a CDS encoding PAS domain S-box protein has translation MPSDKSGESHQNDPGHAAPVSRRDGDHAACHEELDRIAALRDRNESLLQTLHTYEQVDAAAQELIAVVDRHGILRFASPVFEKAYGLESGTANSRHLSDLIDADTYETLVKSHLELALTGETVSFEAWFNFPGLGRSCREVSFLPVAEDDTGDVIIFFADITKRVQTEQKLESREQQYRNVLESMQDGLGIVDPEGRLLYVNKRFCELVECGRDGLIGTRFEDLLDEESRESFLLHQKARRRGIANDYRISLRGKDGDKRTMLTRGQPLYDSEGNFAGSLGLLKDITKRIEAEDALHESLRFSRSILDSLVSHVVVLDKDGVITDVNRAWQEFAAENKGHGPAVEIGTNYLEQCRAAMASDNEEDAAYAKEALAGIEQVLSGSQPLFSMEYPCSAPDNPRWFMMRVTALQTEAGGAVITHMDVTQERLANEELEHTRNKLEDSVRVRTKDLTKANVALRDAYQDLLQANEQLRQEIEQRHKVEQDLALSEHRYKVLYENAADGILIFDDAGCVVETNAQFRRMIGRDADALLGVHISTFVDPEQLAVEPLHMEELLAGQKVLSERNLIAADGQKVPSELSTKRIADNIILAIIRDVSEKRRSEQAMRQNEKRYRSLFEDNIMILLLVDPDTGMIIDANSTASSFYGIPREDMTRTTMCDLSTDSTEHVLGNLQRALRGTGHRFVCHNRRADGDIRNVEIFGGPHLVNNRELVLAIVHDITRRMRAEALAREKEALLQHILSLMKIGIFVINQEDHTILEFNKVSSTMFLLPARKEVLGKDCLDVLFPLLRDATTHKKLDRKDLEPSNAHNREVFLAPHESHSSPVLYNAFPLKHEEKRNIILTFLDITDRKELERQLTHAQKLESIGQLAAGIAHEINTPTQYVSDNTRFIKDSFDDLLTLVEQLLEFLETCKTEGGENETTRAIDELEKEIELEFLREEVPKAIDQSLEGLERISSIVLAMKKFSHPGESGMRPLDINDALENTIMVSRNEWKYVADVETEFDASLDPVLCYPDDLNQVFLNVIVNAAHAIGDKVQGTEEKGRITLGTRDLGESVEITIADTGTGIPEGNRTRLFDPFFTTKKVGKGTGQGLSISYSVVVDKHRGEIFFDSVDGEGTTFHIRIPKKARGNA, from the coding sequence ATGCCCTCTGACAAATCCGGTGAGTCCCACCAAAACGACCCTGGCCACGCCGCCCCCGTCTCCCGTCGTGACGGCGACCACGCTGCATGCCACGAAGAGCTCGATCGCATCGCCGCGCTCCGAGACCGCAACGAATCGCTGTTGCAGACGCTGCACACCTATGAGCAGGTGGACGCCGCGGCCCAGGAACTCATCGCCGTGGTGGACCGCCACGGCATCCTGCGCTTCGCCAGCCCGGTCTTTGAGAAGGCGTACGGCCTGGAGAGCGGAACGGCCAACAGCCGCCACCTCAGCGACCTGATTGACGCAGACACATACGAGACTCTGGTCAAATCGCACCTTGAGCTCGCCCTGACCGGGGAGACAGTCTCATTCGAGGCCTGGTTCAACTTTCCGGGGCTTGGACGCTCCTGCCGGGAGGTCTCCTTCCTGCCCGTGGCCGAAGACGACACAGGCGACGTCATCATCTTTTTTGCCGACATAACCAAACGCGTGCAGACCGAGCAGAAGCTCGAATCCCGCGAGCAGCAGTACCGCAACGTCCTGGAGTCCATGCAGGACGGCCTCGGCATCGTGGACCCGGAAGGACGGCTGCTCTATGTGAACAAGAGGTTCTGCGAGCTGGTGGAGTGCGGCCGCGATGGCCTCATCGGAACCCGTTTCGAAGATCTCCTGGACGAGGAAAGCCGGGAGTCCTTCCTCCTGCACCAGAAAGCTCGGCGCCGCGGCATCGCCAACGACTACAGAATCTCCCTGCGCGGCAAGGACGGCGACAAACGCACGATGCTCACCCGCGGCCAGCCTCTGTACGACAGCGAGGGCAACTTCGCGGGATCGCTGGGGCTGCTCAAGGACATAACCAAACGCATCGAGGCCGAGGACGCACTGCACGAGAGCCTGCGTTTCAGCCGCTCCATCCTCGACTCCCTGGTCTCCCATGTGGTGGTCCTGGACAAGGACGGCGTCATCACCGACGTAAACAGGGCCTGGCAGGAGTTCGCGGCCGAGAACAAGGGCCACGGCCCCGCCGTCGAGATCGGCACGAACTATCTGGAGCAATGCCGCGCGGCGATGGCTTCTGACAATGAGGAGGACGCGGCCTACGCCAAAGAGGCGCTTGCCGGCATCGAGCAGGTCCTCTCTGGCTCGCAGCCCCTCTTCTCCATGGAGTATCCGTGCAGCGCGCCGGACAATCCCCGCTGGTTCATGATGCGCGTCACGGCGCTTCAGACCGAAGCCGGCGGGGCGGTCATCACCCACATGGACGTGACCCAGGAGCGACTGGCCAACGAAGAGCTGGAGCACACGCGCAACAAGCTGGAAGACAGTGTGCGCGTACGCACCAAGGATTTGACCAAGGCGAACGTCGCGCTCCGGGACGCCTACCAGGATCTGCTGCAGGCCAACGAGCAACTCCGGCAGGAGATCGAGCAGCGCCACAAGGTGGAGCAGGATCTGGCCCTGAGCGAGCACCGCTACAAGGTGCTCTACGAGAACGCAGCCGACGGCATCCTGATCTTTGACGACGCCGGCTGCGTGGTGGAGACCAACGCCCAGTTCCGGCGGATGATCGGCCGCGACGCCGATGCGCTCCTCGGCGTCCACATCAGCACCTTTGTCGACCCGGAGCAGCTGGCCGTGGAGCCCTTGCACATGGAGGAGCTGCTCGCCGGCCAGAAGGTCCTCAGCGAGCGGAACCTGATCGCCGCCGACGGCCAGAAGGTGCCCTCCGAGCTCAGCACCAAGCGCATCGCCGACAACATTATCCTGGCCATCATCCGCGACGTCTCCGAGAAACGGCGCTCCGAGCAGGCCATGCGCCAAAACGAGAAACGCTACCGCAGCCTGTTCGAAGACAACATCATGATCCTCCTGCTGGTCGATCCAGACACGGGCATGATCATCGACGCCAACAGCACGGCAAGCAGCTTCTACGGCATACCGCGGGAGGACATGACCAGGACCACCATGTGCGATCTCTCCACGGACAGCACCGAGCATGTCCTGGGCAACCTCCAGCGCGCGCTCCGCGGCACCGGCCACCGCTTCGTCTGCCACAACCGCCGCGCAGATGGCGACATCCGTAACGTGGAGATATTCGGCGGCCCCCACCTGGTGAACAATCGGGAGCTGGTGCTGGCCATTGTGCACGACATAACCCGGCGCATGCGGGCCGAAGCCCTGGCCAGGGAGAAGGAGGCGCTTCTCCAGCACATTCTCTCGCTGATGAAGATCGGCATTTTCGTCATCAACCAGGAGGACCACACCATCCTGGAGTTCAACAAGGTCTCGTCCACGATGTTCCTGCTGCCGGCGCGCAAGGAGGTGCTGGGCAAGGACTGCCTGGACGTGCTCTTCCCCCTGCTGCGCGACGCCACCACGCACAAGAAGCTGGACCGCAAGGATCTGGAACCGTCGAACGCACACAACCGCGAGGTCTTCCTGGCACCTCACGAAAGCCATTCCTCGCCGGTGCTCTACAACGCCTTCCCCCTCAAGCACGAGGAAAAGCGGAACATCATCCTCACCTTCCTGGACATCACGGACCGCAAGGAGCTGGAACGGCAGCTCACCCACGCGCAGAAGCTGGAGTCCATCGGCCAGCTCGCCGCCGGCATCGCGCACGAGATCAACACACCCACTCAGTACGTCAGCGACAACACCAGGTTTATCAAGGACTCCTTCGATGACCTGCTCACCCTGGTGGAGCAGCTGCTGGAGTTTCTGGAGACCTGCAAGACCGAAGGCGGCGAAAACGAAACCACCCGCGCCATCGACGAGCTGGAAAAGGAGATCGAGCTGGAGTTCCTGCGCGAGGAGGTGCCCAAGGCCATCGACCAGTCTCTGGAAGGTCTGGAGCGTATCTCCTCCATTGTCCTGGCCATGAAGAAGTTCTCCCATCCGGGCGAGAGCGGCATGCGCCCCCTGGACATCAACGACGCCCTCGAAAACACCATCATGGTCAGCCGCAACGAGTGGAAGTACGTGGCCGACGTGGAGACGGAGTTCGACGCCTCGCTCGACCCCGTGCTCTGCTACCCGGACGACCTCAACCAGGTGTTCCTGAACGTCATCGTCAACGCGGCGCACGCCATTGGCGACAAGGTCCAGGGCACGGAGGAGAAGGGCCGGATTACCTTAGGAACCAGGGACCTGGGCGAGTCCGTGGAGATTACCATCGCCGACACGGGCACAGGCATTCCAGAGGGTAACCGCACCAGGCTGTTCGATCCCTTCTTCACCACAAAGAAGGTCGGCAAGGGAACCGGGCAGGGCCTGTCCATCTCGTACTCCGTAGTGGTGGACAAGCACCGCGGCGAGATATTCTTCGACAGCGTGGACGGCGAGGGCACAACCTTCCACATCCGCATTCCAAAGAAGGCCAGGGGCAACGCGTGA